One genomic region from Streptomyces sp. Li-HN-5-11 encodes:
- a CDS encoding PRC-barrel domain-containing protein: MQTDIDPRNLIGRKAFDRNGNKIGTVDEVYLDDATGVPEWAAIRTGLFSRDAFVPLEPSELVEGALRVPFDRALIKDAPDFGVGRHLSPEQELQLYHHYGLDVAPPPALPARDFGTVAGSGSSEDA; this comes from the coding sequence GTGCAGACCGACATCGATCCGCGCAACCTGATCGGCCGCAAGGCGTTCGACCGGAACGGCAACAAGATCGGCACGGTGGACGAGGTCTACCTCGACGACGCGACGGGTGTGCCGGAGTGGGCGGCCATACGCACCGGCCTGTTCTCCCGGGACGCCTTCGTGCCCCTGGAGCCCAGCGAACTGGTCGAGGGCGCCCTGCGCGTGCCCTTCGACCGCGCCCTGATCAAGGACGCCCCCGACTTCGGCGTCGGCCGTCATCTCTCGCCCGAACAGGAACTGCAGCTCTACCACCACTACGGCCTCGACGTGGCCCCTCCCCCTGCTCTCCCTGCCCGCGACTTCGGCACGGTCGCGGGCTCGGGCAGCTCGGAGGATGCCTGA
- a CDS encoding amino acid transporter, producing MATTQHPPSRLRAWMLEGLSDMGKGLQQAPHAVPEPPHKGQRWWRVMCLTGVDYFSTLGYQPGIAALAAGLLSPVATLVLVLVTLAGALPVYRRVAEESPHGEGSIAMLERLLSFWQGKLFVLTLLGFAATDFLITITLSAADASTHLVENPHLTGVLHSHQMLITLFLVALLGAVFLKGFLEAIGVAVALVGIYLALNVVVVVVGLWHVLIAGHLVTDWTGALTAQHGNVFAMVGVALLVFPKLALGLSGFETGVAVMPHVQGDPHDTEEQPTGRIRDTKKLLTTAALIMSGFLITTSFITTLLIPAPEFQTGGKANGRALAYLAHQDLGNGFGTVYDISTIAILWFAGASAMAGLLNLMPRYLPRYGMAPQWARAVRPMVIVFTLIGFLVTWVFDANVDAQGGAYATGVLVLITSAAIAVTIASRRAGQRNWTIGFAVISAVFLYTTVDNVIERPDGVKIGACFIVGIILVSLLSRLARAFELRVTSVTMDAMAERFVRDIASRRIRFIANEPDRRDKAEYRDKIEQIRNDNDIPVTEDFVFVEVTVTDPSEFEAGLTVRGEVLHDRYRVLTLESSSIPNALAALLLQVREMTGCTPHIYFEWTEGNPFANFLRFFLFGQGEVAPVTREVLREAEPDRAKRPRVHTG from the coding sequence ATGGCCACCACCCAACACCCTCCCAGTCGTCTGCGCGCCTGGATGCTGGAGGGCCTGTCCGACATGGGCAAGGGTCTGCAGCAGGCACCGCACGCCGTACCCGAGCCCCCGCACAAGGGGCAGCGGTGGTGGCGCGTGATGTGCCTGACCGGTGTCGACTACTTCTCCACCCTCGGCTACCAGCCGGGCATCGCCGCCCTCGCGGCCGGCCTGCTGTCACCGGTGGCGACCCTGGTGCTGGTCCTCGTGACCCTCGCGGGCGCCCTGCCGGTGTACCGCAGGGTGGCCGAGGAGAGCCCGCACGGCGAGGGCTCGATCGCGATGCTGGAGCGGCTGCTGTCGTTCTGGCAGGGCAAGCTGTTCGTCCTGACCCTGCTCGGCTTCGCCGCCACCGACTTCCTGATCACCATCACCCTGTCGGCCGCCGACGCCTCGACCCACCTGGTGGAGAACCCCCACCTGACGGGCGTGCTGCACAGCCACCAGATGCTGATCACACTGTTCCTGGTGGCGCTGCTCGGCGCGGTCTTCCTCAAGGGCTTCCTGGAGGCGATCGGGGTCGCCGTCGCGCTCGTCGGGATCTACCTCGCGCTCAACGTGGTGGTCGTGGTCGTCGGCCTGTGGCACGTCCTCATCGCGGGCCACCTCGTCACCGACTGGACCGGTGCCCTGACCGCCCAGCACGGCAACGTCTTCGCCATGGTCGGGGTGGCCCTGCTGGTCTTCCCCAAACTGGCGCTCGGCCTCTCCGGCTTCGAGACCGGCGTCGCCGTCATGCCCCATGTGCAGGGCGATCCGCACGACACCGAGGAACAGCCCACCGGCCGGATCCGGGACACCAAGAAGCTGCTCACCACGGCCGCGCTGATCATGAGCGGCTTCCTGATCACCACCAGCTTCATCACCACGCTGCTGATCCCGGCGCCGGAGTTCCAGACCGGCGGCAAGGCCAACGGCCGTGCGCTGGCCTATCTGGCGCACCAGGACCTCGGCAACGGCTTCGGCACGGTCTACGACATCTCGACGATCGCGATCCTGTGGTTCGCGGGCGCCTCCGCGATGGCCGGGCTGCTGAACCTGATGCCGCGCTACCTGCCCCGCTACGGCATGGCCCCGCAGTGGGCCCGCGCGGTCCGGCCCATGGTGATCGTCTTCACCCTGATCGGCTTCCTGGTCACCTGGGTCTTCGACGCCAACGTCGACGCGCAGGGCGGCGCGTACGCCACCGGTGTGCTCGTGCTGATCACTTCCGCCGCCATCGCGGTCACCATCGCCTCCCGCAGGGCCGGCCAGCGGAACTGGACCATCGGGTTCGCGGTGATATCGGCGGTGTTCCTCTACACGACCGTCGACAACGTCATCGAACGCCCGGACGGTGTGAAGATCGGCGCCTGCTTCATCGTCGGGATCATCCTGGTCTCGCTGCTGTCGCGCCTGGCCCGCGCCTTCGAGCTCCGCGTGACCAGCGTGACCATGGACGCCATGGCGGAACGATTCGTCAGGGACATCGCCAGCCGCAGGATACGGTTCATCGCCAACGAGCCCGACCGGCGGGACAAGGCCGAGTACCGCGACAAGATCGAGCAGATCCGCAACGACAACGACATCCCGGTCACGGAGGACTTCGTCTTCGTGGAGGTGACGGTCACCGACCCCTCGGAGTTCGAGGCCGGCCTGACGGTGCGCGGGGAGGTCCTGCACGACCGCTACCGCGTCCTGACCCTGGAGTCCTCCTCCATCCCGAACGCCCTGGCCGCCCTGCTCCTCCAGGTCCGTGAGATGACGGGCTGCACCCCGCACATCTACTTCGAGTGGACCGAGGGCAACCCGTTCGCCAACTTCCTGCGCTTCTTCCTGTTCGGACAGGGCGAGGTCGCACCGGTCACGCGCGAGGTGCTGCGCGAGGCGGAGCCGGACCGCGCGAAGCGGCCGCGGGTCCACACCGGCTGA
- a CDS encoding helix-turn-helix transcriptional regulator → MQSYTIGQAARLLGVSPDTARRWADAGRVATHRDESGRRLVDGRDLAAFSVELARSQGAEEGASYTSVRNAFPGIVTAIKLGDVAAQVEIQAGPHRLVSLLTREAVEELGLEVGMEATARVKSTNVHIDRA, encoded by the coding sequence ATGCAGTCCTACACGATCGGCCAGGCGGCCCGCCTGCTCGGCGTCAGTCCGGACACCGCGCGTCGCTGGGCGGACGCGGGCCGGGTGGCCACCCACCGCGACGAGAGCGGGCGACGGCTCGTCGACGGACGGGACCTCGCCGCGTTCTCGGTCGAACTGGCCAGGTCCCAGGGCGCCGAGGAGGGCGCCTCGTACACGTCGGTCCGCAACGCCTTCCCCGGGATCGTGACCGCCATCAAGCTCGGCGACGTCGCGGCCCAGGTGGAGATCCAGGCCGGCCCGCACCGCCTCGTCTCGCTGCTGACCCGCGAGGCCGTGGAGGAACTGGGCCTGGAGGTCGGCATGGAGGCCACCGCCCGGGTGAAGTCCACGAACGTGCACATCGACCGGGCCTGA
- the gcvP gene encoding aminomethyl-transferring glycine dehydrogenase, translating into MTAQRIPLSELEEGIPFEQRHIGPDHEARAKMLAQVGYGSLDELTAAAVPDVIKNADTLDLPGARTEAEVLAELRSLAARNQVLDSMIGLGYYGTFTPPVILRNVMENPAWYTAYTPYQPEISQGRLEALLNFQTMVADLTGLPTSGASLLDEGTAAAEAMALSRRMGRNKKGLFLVDADVLPQTIAVIETRAEPTGVEVVVADLSGGIPAEIAEREITGVLLQYPGASGAVRDLKPVIAQAHELGALVTVAADLLALTLLKPPGELGADIAVGTTQRFGVPMGFGGPHAGYMAVHERFARSLPGRLVGVSVDADGNKAYRLALQTREQHIRREKATSNICTAQVLLAVMAGMYAVYHGPEGLKAIARRTHRYATILAEGLRAGGVEVVHGAYFDTLTARVEGRAAQVVAAARDKGVNLHLADADHVSIACDETTARAQLRAVWSAFGVSGDIDGLDAAAAEVLPEALLRTDDYLAHPVFHQHRSETAMLRYLRRLADRDYALDRGMIPLGSCTMKLNATTEMEPVTWPEFGQLHPFAPAEQAQGYLTLIRELEERLAEVTGYDSVSLQPNAGSQGELAGLLAVRGYHRANGDDQRTVCLIPSSAHGTNAASAVMAGMKVVVVKTAEDGEIDIEDLRAKIDQHRDELAVLMITYPSTHGVFEEHVADICARVHEAGGQVYVDGANLNALVGLAKPGHFGGDVSHLNLHKTFCIPHGGGGPGVGPVAVRAHLAPYLPNHPLQPEAGPKTGVGPVSAAPWGSAGILPISWAYMRLMGGEGLRRATQVAVLSANYIAKRLEPHYPVLYTGPGGLVAHECIIDLRPLTRTTGVSVDDVAKRLIDYGFHAPTMSFPVAGTLMIEPTESEDLAELDRFCEAMIAIRAEIEKVGSGEWPAHDNPLRGAPHTAAALGGEWEHAYSREEAVFPAGVQASDKYWPPVRRIDQAFGDRNLVCSCPPLDAYED; encoded by the coding sequence ATGACCGCCCAGCGCATTCCGCTCTCCGAGCTCGAAGAGGGCATCCCCTTCGAGCAGCGCCACATCGGCCCCGACCACGAGGCCCGGGCCAAGATGCTCGCGCAGGTCGGCTACGGCTCGCTCGACGAGCTCACGGCCGCCGCGGTGCCCGATGTGATCAAGAATGCCGACACGCTCGACCTGCCGGGCGCCCGCACCGAGGCCGAGGTGCTGGCCGAGCTGCGCTCCCTCGCCGCCCGCAACCAGGTCCTGGACTCCATGATCGGGCTCGGCTACTACGGGACGTTCACCCCGCCCGTCATCCTGCGCAACGTCATGGAGAACCCGGCCTGGTACACGGCCTACACGCCGTACCAGCCGGAGATCTCGCAGGGGCGCCTCGAAGCGCTGCTGAACTTCCAGACCATGGTCGCCGACCTCACCGGCCTGCCGACCTCCGGAGCCTCCCTGCTGGACGAGGGAACGGCCGCCGCCGAGGCGATGGCGCTGTCGCGGCGCATGGGCAGGAACAAGAAGGGGCTGTTCCTCGTCGACGCCGACGTGCTGCCGCAGACGATCGCCGTCATCGAGACCCGCGCCGAGCCGACGGGGGTGGAAGTCGTCGTCGCCGACCTCAGCGGGGGCATTCCGGCCGAGATCGCCGAGCGCGAGATCACCGGCGTGCTCCTGCAGTACCCCGGCGCCTCCGGTGCCGTACGCGACCTCAAGCCGGTCATCGCCCAGGCGCACGAGCTGGGCGCCCTGGTCACCGTCGCCGCCGACCTGCTCGCCCTCACGCTGCTGAAGCCGCCCGGCGAGCTGGGCGCGGACATCGCCGTCGGCACCACCCAGCGCTTCGGCGTGCCGATGGGCTTCGGCGGGCCGCACGCCGGCTACATGGCGGTGCACGAGAGGTTCGCGCGCAGCCTGCCCGGCCGACTGGTCGGCGTCTCCGTCGACGCCGACGGGAACAAGGCCTACCGCCTGGCCCTGCAGACCCGCGAGCAGCACATCCGCCGCGAGAAGGCCACCAGCAACATCTGCACCGCCCAGGTGCTGCTCGCCGTCATGGCCGGCATGTACGCCGTCTACCACGGCCCGGAGGGCCTGAAGGCCATCGCCCGGCGCACCCACCGCTACGCCACGATCCTGGCCGAAGGGCTCAGGGCCGGCGGTGTCGAGGTCGTGCACGGCGCCTACTTCGACACGCTGACCGCCCGGGTCGAGGGGCGTGCCGCCCAGGTCGTCGCCGCAGCCCGCGACAAGGGCGTCAACCTGCACCTCGCCGACGCAGACCATGTCTCGATCGCCTGTGACGAGACCACCGCGCGGGCCCAGCTCCGTGCCGTGTGGTCCGCCTTCGGCGTCTCGGGTGACATCGACGGGCTCGACGCGGCCGCCGCGGAGGTGCTGCCCGAGGCCCTGCTGCGCACCGACGACTACCTGGCCCACCCCGTCTTCCACCAGCACCGCTCCGAGACCGCGATGCTGCGTTACCTGCGCAGGCTCGCCGACCGCGACTACGCGCTCGACCGCGGGATGATCCCGCTGGGCTCCTGCACCATGAAGCTCAACGCAACCACGGAGATGGAGCCGGTGACCTGGCCGGAGTTCGGCCAGTTGCACCCCTTCGCGCCCGCCGAGCAGGCGCAGGGCTACCTCACGCTCATCCGCGAGCTGGAGGAGCGGCTCGCCGAGGTCACCGGCTACGACTCGGTCTCCCTCCAGCCGAACGCAGGCTCCCAGGGCGAGCTCGCCGGTCTGCTCGCCGTCCGCGGCTACCACCGCGCGAACGGCGACGACCAGCGCACCGTGTGCCTCATCCCGTCCTCCGCGCACGGCACCAACGCCGCCAGCGCGGTCATGGCCGGCATGAAGGTCGTGGTCGTGAAGACCGCCGAGGACGGCGAGATCGACATCGAGGACCTGCGGGCGAAGATCGACCAGCACCGCGACGAGCTCGCCGTGCTGATGATCACGTATCCGTCGACGCACGGTGTGTTCGAGGAGCACGTCGCCGACATCTGTGCCCGGGTGCACGAGGCGGGCGGGCAGGTGTACGTCGACGGCGCCAACCTCAACGCCCTGGTCGGGCTGGCCAAGCCCGGTCACTTCGGAGGCGACGTCTCCCACCTCAACCTGCACAAGACGTTCTGCATCCCGCACGGCGGGGGCGGTCCCGGTGTCGGCCCGGTGGCCGTACGCGCGCACCTGGCGCCGTACCTGCCCAACCACCCGCTGCAGCCCGAGGCAGGTCCGAAGACCGGGGTGGGCCCGGTCTCGGCCGCGCCCTGGGGCTCGGCGGGCATCCTGCCGATCTCCTGGGCGTACATGAGGCTGATGGGCGGCGAGGGTCTCAGGCGCGCCACGCAGGTGGCCGTACTGTCCGCCAACTACATCGCCAAGCGGCTCGAACCGCACTACCCGGTGCTCTACACCGGCCCCGGCGGCCTGGTCGCGCACGAGTGCATCATCGACCTGCGCCCGCTGACCAGGACGACCGGCGTGAGCGTGGACGACGTCGCCAAGCGACTGATCGACTACGGCTTCCACGCGCCGACGATGTCCTTCCCGGTGGCCGGCACGCTGATGATCGAGCCGACCGAGTCCGAGGACCTGGCCGAGCTTGACCGCTTCTGCGAGGCGATGATCGCGATTCGCGCCGAGATCGAGAAGGTCGGCTCGGGCGAGTGGCCGGCGCACGACAACCCGCTGCGGGGCGCGCCGCACACCGCTGCCGCGCTCGGCGGGGAGTGGGAGCACGCCTACAGCCGTGAGGAGGCTGTCTTCCCGGCCGGAGTGCAGGCCTCCGACAAGTACTGGCCGCCGGTGCGCCGCATCGACCAGGCCTTCGGCGACCGGAACCTCGTCTGCTCCTGCCCGCCGCTGGACGCGTACGAGGACTGA
- a CDS encoding TOBE domain-containing protein gives MTLSIRNQLPGSVTGVTPGEAMATVRIRLAGGQDLTAAITRESVEELGLAEGSAVRALVKSTEVSLATGPVEGLSIRNRLPGTVTEIATGSAMSSVKIAVEGGELTAAITSDAADDLGLSAGSTVVALIKSTEVSLATA, from the coding sequence ATGACCCTGAGCATCCGCAACCAACTGCCCGGCAGCGTCACCGGCGTGACACCGGGCGAGGCGATGGCCACCGTGAGGATCCGCCTGGCAGGCGGCCAGGACCTCACCGCGGCGATCACCCGGGAGTCCGTCGAGGAACTCGGCCTCGCCGAGGGCTCCGCCGTCCGCGCCCTGGTGAAGTCGACCGAGGTGTCCCTGGCGACCGGGCCGGTCGAGGGCCTGTCCATCCGCAACCGGCTGCCGGGCACGGTGACCGAGATCGCCACCGGCAGCGCCATGTCCTCCGTCAAGATCGCCGTCGAAGGCGGTGAACTGACCGCCGCGATCACCAGCGACGCCGCCGACGACCTCGGCCTGTCGGCCGGTTCCACGGTCGTCGCCCTGATCAAGTCGACCGAGGTGTCGCTCGCGACGGCGTGA